The Solea senegalensis isolate Sse05_10M linkage group LG9, IFAPA_SoseM_1, whole genome shotgun sequence genome has a segment encoding these proteins:
- the itga8 gene encoding integrin alpha-8 yields MEIQTDGPISCRTNTSLNPLGLQISALQDTPELLGFLRNTSSPPHRRKRAAGRAQSYSGKTLNCTNISCLRITCVVGRLDRGHSAVVKIRSRLWAHTFLQRRNDPYVLNSTVSFMVTALPYRIQPPTLPQHATSMGTLVLWGTPDVSFAVPLWVIILAILLGLLVLAMLTLAMWKCGFFDRARPPADDDVSDQERLTSDQIGDA; encoded by the exons ATGGAGATTCAAACTGACGGACCAATTAGCTGCCGGACGAACACCAGCCTCAACCCACTTGGCCTCCAG ATATCGGCTCTCCAGGACACACCTGAGTTACTGGGTTTCTTGAGGAACACCAGCTCTCCTCCTCACCGTCGCAAGCGAGCCGCCGGCAGAGCGCAGAGTTACAGCGGCAAAACCTTG AACTGCACCAACATCTCCTGTCTGAGGATCACATGTGTGGTTGGCCGGCTGGATCGTGGACACAGTGCAGTGGTCAAGATCCGCTCGAGACTCTGGGCACACACTTTCCTGCAg AGGCGTAACGACCCGTATGTTCTCAACTCCACCGTGTCCTTCATGGTCACAGCGTTGCCTTATAGAATCCAACCTCCCACGCTGCCTCAGCACGCCACCTCG ATGGGGACCCTGGTGTTGTGGGGGACTCCTGATGTTTCCTTTGCTGTTCCACTCTGGGTCATCATCCTGGCCATACTGCtggggctgctggtgctggCCATGCTCACACTCGCCATGTGGAag TGCGGCTTCTTTGACCGAGCGCGGCCACCAGCCGATGACGATGTCTCCGACCAGGAGAGGCTGACGTCTGATCAAATAGGAGACGCCTAA